Part of the Primulina huaijiensis isolate GDHJ02 chromosome 15, ASM1229523v2, whole genome shotgun sequence genome is shown below.
ATCGGAAAAACAcattacattttttaaaatttgtaactttattatttaaaaatattatatatttttaatttaaatatattatttcggtatttcgttgtataccgaaaatttcaaatttgtatcAATATTTTGGTACGGTGTCGGTATATACTGTTTTATATCGAAAAACacgttatatttttaaaaaaattgtaactttattatttaaaattatatattttttaattcaaatctattatttcggtatatatctaaaatttcaaatttcatactaTTACCGTACCAAATATTTCGGTATCGATACTATACAATACCGAAAATTTGGTTCTCTTCGGTACGATAACATCGAAATAccaaaaattcgatattttcccCAGCTCCTAACCATGTTAATACTAcgtgaaaagaaaatgaatttttaatagACAAATTATGCATGTGTATGTGCCCCTAATTGTAACATACATGTTCCTTGTAAAAATTAGTCTCTTATTATatcaaacttcaaaataaaatatataaattttttaatcaaagaGTACTTCCCATTTGTATTAAATTACACAATATATCAcgacatttttattttcttatgtgtgaaaaaaaaatattttttggaaaaaatgtaaatgaaatttacaattttttttttgtctgtaCTCATTGTTCGCAAGAAGAGGCAATAGATAGTGGTTGTGGATACGATTGCCCCAAATCCTATATATGAAAATGAGGgctcaatcaaaatatatgaTGGATGTTAATAAAATGCTGATTAAAAAAGACGATGATTGAGAAGTCCACTTTGTCAATAGGGACAAAATTGTCAAATCACCCACAAGCCAAGAGTGGATGTGATATTTATTATCgccaaataataaaatatttatggggGAAACTTTCATGTTGGCTTTGCATGACAAAATTTCCCTcctatttttatatataaatattttttttaaaaaatttatatatcattTGTCGATAATCACGTCGTTCTTTAAGTAATCAAATAGAGGACAACGACGtcctttattttcttattgCAAACATAGTAAATTAATCGATAAACAAAATCATTAtcggattttaaaaaaatgattagaACCAAAGCATTAACAGCCCATGTTTAGAATCCTTTTAGTTTGACAAAAacttctgtgagacggtctcacggatcgtattttatgagacaaatctcttatttgagtaatcaatgaaaaaatattatttttttatgctaagagtattactttttattgtgaatatcggtaaggttgaccggttccatagataaagattcgtgagaccgtctcacaagagatctactctacTTTTGTCCAATTCGGTTTTTCCCTTGTTTTGTCATGGCTAGGCAAAATTAATCCAAATTTGAggattgaaaaatgaaaatatcaacaaGGATGTGAGTCTCCTAAGCTAGCCATATCCTAGATTCAAGTGAAGTTTCATCAAATCCGAAAGGTCAAGGACAGATCCGTCATTACACCATGAATGGTGTTGTCTGGTAGTGAAGAGAGGGGCGGATTAGGGCCAAGTAGGGAAGAGATGATGGGGATGTTTTCCTACTTGAAGACAAGACAAAGGCACATGGAGAAGGGATAGGACCCTCTTCGAGCCCTTCCATAGTGTTGTGAGGTTTGAGGTGCTTCCTTTCCTCATCTATGTAGAGGGGCAACCTGGTCATTTTACCCTCATATCGTATGTAATTCAATATATTGAATGAATTTTCATCATTTGCCAAATTTGTATTACCTAAAAAAGGACCCCTATCAAAATTTGCCTAGTCAAAATATATGCCATCTTAAGAAAACAACCCCTAGTAGAATTTGCCTATTGAAAACATGTCAATTGTGCAAAAGCATGATATTTGTGTATTTACCCTAGTACTAGTAAAAGTTTTATTCTTGGTATCCTCTAAATTTTATAACTTTCAACCTACTATTTATACAAATATCACTTCTTCACAATCGTGAAGTTGCACTTCAATGGTAGAAAGAACCGTCCGTATTTTCGAATATGTTGTTTGAaacatatcaaatgtaaaatacatatatataacaatagGACAATAATCAAGAAAATCACTAAAATTATCACTCCacataaaatacaaatttaaaaatccACAAGTGAGTGGGGGTGAGTAGTCACCATCCCCCTTCATTTCTATATAAACACATTAGACACCACCACGATCTCTTACACCACATTTTTCTACAACTTTTCCCACTTTCAAATATATCCTTCCTATACACATCTTTAACTAGTACGAGGACTCTCAAACCAAAAACCCAACGCCAATTCTTTCTTCTTtaatcaataatatatatatatatattatataatcaaaGAATCATATATAGTCTTTCATTCTTGTCCAAAATCTCTCTCGATACGAAAAAGGCATGCCTTCGAGAGTACTTTCGGATCCCTTTCTAGCACATCCTGTCCCTCCTCACCACAAATTATTGGATCTGAATTCGATTAAGGAATTGCCAGACTCCCATGCATGGACGGCGACACGAGTCTTTGACGAGTACCCCTCGTCCGGCGGCACATGCGATCCTGAATCCGTCCCTATCATCGATCTTAATAACGAAAATGCCACCGAGCTCATAGGCCATGCATGCAAGACATGGGGTGTGTTCCAAGTCATCAACCATAATATTCCTAAAAATTTCCTTTACGAGGTAGAGTCGGCCGGAAAGCGGCTTTTCTCCCTACCGCTAAATCAGAAGCTTAGGGCGGCACGACCTCCGGATGGTATATCGGGTTACGGGGTGGCTCGGATTTCTTCCTTCTTTCCGAAGCTCATGTGGTCCGAGGGATTCACCATTGCAGGATCACCCCTCGAACATGCCCGCCAACTTTGGCCCCGTGACTATCGCAAGTTTTGGTACATTCTCATACACTAAATTTGATCTGTCAAAGATTTACCTAATCGATCGGATgcaacatgataaattttatgtttcattatatttatttcCTGAACATCATTTCTCATTACGATCTGTAAATTTTTCAGTGATACAGTAGAAAACTACAGAAAGGAGATGAACAAACTAGCCGGGCGCCTGATGTGGCTCATGCTAGGGTCATTGGGCATAACCGAAGATGACTTAAAATGGGTCGGTCCGAAAGGCGAGCCCAAAGGAGGATGCGCAGTATTGCAGCTGAATTCATACCCTGCTTGTCCAGACCCGGACCGCGCCATGGGCCTAGCCGCCCACACCGATTCCACCATCCTCACCATTCTCCACCAAAGCAACACCAGTGGTTTACAAGTCCTCCGAGAGGGTGGCACCGGATGGATCACGGTGCCGCCCTACCCGGGAGCCCTCGTGGTCCACGTTGGGGACCTCATGCACATGCTGTCAAATGGGTTATACCCAAGTGTTCTCCATCGAGCCGTTGTGAACCGGACTCGACGCCGGTTGTCCATCGCATACCTATATGGACCACCATCAAGTGTCAAAATTAGCCCACTCCCGAAACTAGTTGACAATCGCCACCCGCCACTTTACAGGGCCATCACTTGGAGCGAGTATCTTGGCACTAAGGCCAAGCATTTCGACAAGGCACTCACATCAGTACGGCTTTGTGCTCCACGCAACGGATTGATAGATACAAACGATCATACCAGTGTAAAAGTTGGATGAGAAAAGAATGACGTACGTCActatatatataaccaaaaatCCAACATTTTCACTGACTATTGTAAGTGCTTTTTCTCACATCGTACTTATTTTACCGTGTTTTAGGCGGATGTTATAATTACCATTTCATCTGTATGATAAATCTTCTTTTTGTCGATTCGGGTTGTACGtacacatatataaaaatttacacGGAATCATTATAAAAAGCAAACAACCTTTTTctcttaaaaaaatgaaaactcTCCTCGTTGATGAATTAATCAAGAATCTACTCTGACGATAAAGTTAAATCAAATCAAGGAAGAAGATCCAAAGAGAGTAAAAAAGAGAGTGAAAAAAGGTCCAAGCAAGCAAACGACGACACATATGCCGACGTTTCCTTCTTCCCAGATGTAAAGGAAAACCTTCCCTACAAAGAAGAGGATAAAAATGGTTAAATCATTGTGTCATAACCCATATTGGAAAGATCAAGGGAGACAAAAGTCACtgtgaaaaaataatatataatattgtatCCTGCAAAGAATTAAGAAAGCCCATTTGGagaaaaaagaaggaaaatttCATAGCAAGAAGCCAAGAACATCTGCCGTAATTTGTCATGTTCCactttgtatgttttttttattttccggGTGTCCCTCTCTTCCAGCAGGGAAGTTTTAGGCATTATTGTGGAGACATGGTGACAGTACTTGCAATCCCAAGCAGAAATCTGTGGTTTTAGGTGTAGAATTTCTCTCTGTAACCATGTGCTTTCCCTTCACCAGACATAAACATTAATGAtggaaatttatatatatatatatatatatatatggaaaatGAGGAAAAAGGGAGCGTTCTACGTGtttattcaataaaaggaaGTGGAGAGGAATTTACTTTTTTTATCCTCTActtaaaatctaatttttttaattagtagTTGGTCGAGACTCAAcccaattttttattataacataaaacaaattttttttttacagatttATCCCTCCCTTCTTCGCGACCCACTCTTTCTCACCTCAACCCAATATTTTGTTTTCCTCATCTGCTGCTGCTGCACACTCAAACCATCTTCCATCTTGCATCATTGTTCTGGTTTTTTTGCTAAGAATTAACGATGAGTCTAGAAAATATTCATCTGCAAGAAATCCAACGAGAAAATCACGTATTGGTAAGAAATctattttgaatttgaatttgttaCCGAAGCTAGATTTGGGTCGAGCCGTGGGTGGAGGCTCGAGCCCTGGGTCGAGCTTTTCGTGAAGAGCGCGACCGTGAGCAGCAGCTTAGCTGCTGCTCTCGGGGAAGCTCTTCCCCCAATTGGGTCGTGCTCTTCGGGGGAAGAGCACGACCCAAGAAGGGCACGACCCAATTGGGTCGTGCTTGGGTCGTGGTCGTGCCCTTCGTGAAGAGCACGAAACAAGAAGAGCACGACCCAATTGGGTCGCGCTTGGGTCGTGCTTTGGCACGACCCAATTGGGTCGCGCTTGGTTCGAGCACGACCCAATTCTTCTCCGAAGCACGAATACTGTTTAAATTTTGATCACTAatatgtttgttttgtttttgtctgCAGATTTACTTTTCCACTAAACTCGGAAGGAATCAATTCTTTGAATGCAAGTTAACATTAGGATCAAGATACGTTGAGATATGTAAgaagattatatcatttttaaatgagaaaGAGATAGAGTATTTGGTGCAGCATACTcaatttggtaatttaattaCATGTGCGAAGGATTATAATAATTCGAATCAATTGTTATGGTTTTTGATCATCAGGGAAACTTATGATAGTGAAAGTAGTGAATTTTGGATGATATATCATAAACGACCTTTGCGATTTTCATTGTTAGAATATTGTTTGTTAACGGGTCTAAATTGTTCAAACGTTTATCCTATGATACCTGACGAAGATGAATTTAGGTTGAAACATTTTGGAGGAAGTGACGGTATAAGTTTGGGGGATTTAATAGATAGAATGGATGAATATGAGAATGAGTCAGGGGAAGAGATAGACATTGAGAAGTTGAAATTGGCCTGTCTTTTGTTCGTAGTAGGTGTTTTAGGTAGACAAAGAAAGAATAAATATGAAACAATCGATTTAGAATGGATTAGATTAGTTAATAACTTTGATAGTTTTATTAACTATCCCTGGGGTAGCATAGCTTTCGAAGAAGTTATTTATGGACTTAGAAAAAATCTTGAAACTAAGTTCAGAAGCTATGAGAATTTGGTAGCACTCCGTGGGGATGATCCAAATTTCAGTGGATGCGGTAGCTTCCATATAAGTTGATTTATTCATCCGTTACaggtaattaaatattttttattaaatgaaatattcttattattttgtATCATACTAATGATGTGTTTTTTTGTTCTAGATTTTGGCCTATGAATATTTTCCGGCAATCACTGAAATGTTTGCTAGACGTCGGAAAGGTCCCAATGTACCGATACCTCGGATGTGTCATTGGTTGACTAGAAAATGGATTAAAAATCATTCCCCTTCCATGGATGATGTGAACAAagcttttaaaaatatgtataccaaggtaaatacaaaaaattcattttatttactttttctaATACATTTTTTGTTAACagttaattaattttcatgttTATTGTTAATGATTAATATAGGATATTTTGGGGATGCTCATTCCCACCACGGAGGAGCTGTTGTCCGTACATTATATGACTGGCTATTTTGTTGATTCTAATAATGTGATAATCCATCGCATTACGGAGTTAATTTGCCAAGGTATCAAAGTAGTTTGCACTCAAAATCCATTGGACGACCCAGAGGATGAAGTGGGTGTACAGACTGAGATTGAGGATCGACGGTTTCTCCATACATACTCTAGATCATCTCGAGATAAAGTCAGAAAATCTTCTCGGCCATCTCGTAGTCCTTCACACATGAATCAACCGTCTCCTCCATCTATGCATAGAGATCATACATCTCTTGAAGATATGTATGAACTTCGTTTCACAAGCTTGGAGGATAAAGTTGAGACGATACAAAAGGACCAAGCCGATATCAAGaatcaaatgaaaaatatgcagAACGATATCTCGAGTTTGAAGGATATGTTTGAGAAATTTTCTTCAATGAGTGCCAATGTTGGTAAgttttattgatatttatatgatttttaattgttagtatgaaaaatgaaaaaattgtatGTATTATTTTTTCAGATCAAGGCCAAACATCAAGGCATAGATTTGAAGATATTCCATTCATGAGAGCAGATGAGGTGGATCGAAATATTCGACTCGTGAATGATCCGTCTTGGACTCGTGCTTTTGAAAAAACTACGGGTCATAAGTTAAGATTGTTTACAGTGGAGGAAGAGCCTATTACGGATGAGGAACTGCATCATCATTTTGAGAATGATATGATGTCATTGAGTTTTGAGAAAAGAGTTAGAGTGTTCGCCAATAGATCGTGGCCACGAGTAAGTGTTGAGATTAATTCTTGTATGGCAGATATGAGGATATCTGGGATGTGCTCGTCCTACGATAGCTCGTGGTTTCGTGACTTGGGGACACCTGGTTGTTGGTTGACTGAGACAGTAagttttttcttatttcttttGTTTATTACGTTGagttaataattaacatatttcACTTTATCATTTTCAGCATATTCAAGAATGTTGTCGAGGGTTGCTCCAATTACAAACGGCGTACTCACATATAATGTCACAGGATGTGTCATTGATGGACGTCGATTTTCATCAGCTGGTTTCGAGTGCTTTCAATGAGGGCGGTCAGAGTAATATTGAATGTTTGATGCCCTATGTGAGAGCAGAAATTGATGAGTGGCCGTCTATTCCATGGAACAAAGCCAACATAATTTTGATACCCTTTCATCTTCCTGGGCATTGGGTTTTGTTAAAGGTTTTGCCTAACCATAAGAGTATCACAATCATGGATTCTGACCACAGCGTAGATATGTCGGGCATGACATTGCTTAAACTTATTAGCCCTTTGTCACTTATGCTTCCACATATGTTTGGTGTTGATCCTTCGGAAAGATGGAGAATAGATAGGCCAAATAATTTTCCTACTCAAAAAATcaggttaatttttttaaaaaattaatatttcattattGTTTAATGTATATCAATGtataatttatgtttgttttttcaTTGCAGCGATGAATGTGGAGTTTACTGTTTAGCGACAGCAGGTTATACCATGTTCAGGGAAAATGCCTATCAATTGAACGATcagaatattgaagaatttaggcattattgttgttattgtatttGGGATAAATTATGGTCGTTtgattaaaacatttatatgatactttatattgatttttagttaatttatgtgatatttttttactaCATTCGATCTAATAACGATctcatacaaaaaatatatttagagaATGATTCATCAATTGATCAATTATATAACACCATAAAAAATGAAAGCAAGTTGTGATTCGAATTGTATTAAGATTATTGTTTCTAGTCACACAAATTGTAGCTCTTTGGCTCGACCCACTCAACCCAATTTCGGGTTGAGTGGGTCGCGCCACACAATATACTCAATTTTTTGGTAGAGTAGTTTAATTTGAGTCGAGTCTTACATGTTATGAGTTTTTTAGGTTCTATTATTATgatatttgttaaatattttattggaattaaaaaatttgttaagaattttagtCAAGCATAAATTCAACTCGATAAGAGATACATTCGTCTaatattgttatgatttttttaaccaacacacttaaattataatacataactcatattaaaatgtttacacaattaaattttttttatatatttacgtTCTAATCATGTATAGAATGACTTATGTATTATGAAatgatcaaaattcaaaatctctCTACCACTCGACCCAAACTCGACCCAAACCCTATACCCTAAACAAAACCCTAAATCAAACCCCAAACACCACCACTCGACCCACTCGACCCAACAATTTACTACCCACTCGAcccaaacttaaaatttaaagcaCAATCTTGTCCACTCCACCCACTCACCACCCCCTCGacccaaaattaaaaattcaactcaaacacattacatattaataaaatcaaatcgatagcctttaaattcaaacaaattacATTTAATTCAATCTTATCTTCTGCCAAATTCTCCAAtgtctttaaaataaaacaaattacaTATCATTCAATCCTATCTTCTACCAAATTCTCCAACCGATGGAaatctgttttgtttttttcttccaCGTCTTCTTTTGATCACAGGTGGCAGTACTAACAAATCATCGAGTGGCCACTCGTTCTGATTCAGAACAGGATAAATTGGCTCAGCATAAGATAAAGACCATATCATAACAGAATAATACTCTGAGCACAAGGAATAAAAGTTGACATCACAAAAGTAACTCGCTGCAATTGCATGAGAACATGGAATCTTGTCAATATCAAATTCTCTACAGGTACATCTTTTGGATTCCAAATCCACAATTTCACTGTTTGTAGCACTTCAAACATCGAACTCAAGACGGCCTAGCTCATAAACTTGATATCCCCGACCAATATTAAACCTTTCGCGCACAATTGATTCAACGGTTGGAGTGAAATTTGTTGTTGATGCGACGGATGCATTTCGATACCTTGAAAACCAAGATGTAGTCAATGTCTGCAAAGAATTTAGTAGTGCAATGATTGGAAGTTGTCTTTCTTCACGCAATCGTGCATTTATTGATTCAACACCATTCGTTGTCATAATGTTATACCGAGATCTTGGGCTATATGCTCTAGTCTACCGATCAAATGAATCACTTTCATCCAAAAACTTTGCAGCATCaggatatattttcttaaactTTTCGTACTCTAAGTCAAAGTCGGTTTGCTTGTAAGTTTTTGCTAACCGCATAAACATTTCGGTACAACCCTTCTTTTTGCaacaaattttcatattttgtgacaagTGGCATATACAATGACCATGATGTGCATTTTTGTAAACTGCCGCAACTGCAGCAATGATGCCCGGATGTCTGTCTGAGATAATCACCAACTCTTCCTCATCAACCACTACTTCCAAGAGCTTCGTCAAAAACCAACTCCATGAAGCAATGGATTCTACATCAACAACGGCCCAAGCCAAAggatattgatgaaaatctcCATCTTGTGCTGAGGCCACAAGTAAAGTACCGTCGTACTTTCCTTTCAACCATGTACCATCAATAGATACGACTTTTCTCATGCATCTATATCCTCTTGCACATGCGCCATATgctaaaaacaaatatttgaatcTATTATGCTCATCTACTACTAAATCTATGATACTACCAGGGTTCATTTTCTCAACCATTTTCAAATATGAAGGTAGAAGACCAAAACTTCTTTCAGGATCACCTCTGAAGATATCATGAGCAAGTTGTTTGCCTTTCAAGGCTTTGTAATAGGTAATCTCAACCCCCTTGTTCCGCATCATTGTCATGATAGATTTTGGTTGAGGTGTTTTCTGTTGTCCTCCAAAGTTCTCTACCAACATATCACAAACAACAGATGAGCTGGCTTGTCGATGTCTTCTACGCATTCCAGTCAAGTCACAATTGTGTGTGTTGCAGTATGTACGAATCACAAAATCTGTTGAGTTCTCGTGTTTTGAAGTCCAAATTCTCCAGCTGCAACCTTTATTCACACAGCGAACCGAATAGATATTTCGAGAAGATTTGACACTTTCAAACTCAAAAGACGAGCCCAAAGCAATTTAGATAGCACTTTCTTTATTTCGGTGTTGCTTGAAAATCTTTGACCAATAAATAAGCTTGAACCATCAGTAAATGAATATGTATCATTGTTAGCTTGAACATGAGTGTCAGTATCATGAGCTATACTGATGTGGTGGATGTTGACATCATTATCATCCACATGCACTACATCTATATCCTCCCCATCATTTTCTGTGTTTCTCACATCATTCTCTTCCATATTTTCAGTTGAAGTATTTATATCTTCTAGTACATCATTATTGATACAATCGTCATTTGAGACAAAAGTTCTATCAAAATAATGATCATACAGATTTATTTCATCATCGACACGCTCATCATCCAAATGAGTCATATTTAAATCCggtgacatgatattttcactttcaACGATATCAAGAGAAACAACATTGAGTTCAAATTCGACATGAAGAACCGGTCTTTCTTTTGCACATCCAAAATATAAGTATGCtttcaaatcattatcatcttCGATATAAATTGGACGAATATTGCAATACTTCACATCAGGAAGAtaacttaatttcaatttttgtgtGTCAACTATATTCATAATTCTGTATATCTCACTTTCTATATATTCCAAAGAACAAATATCAGAATCCAAAGGAATCGCTGCCCACTTACCACTCAGCCATGAACACCATTTAAATATAGTTTCTTTAATTTCCCATTCGCCATTGTACTCAACGAAAATAACGGTTGGCATAACCTACAAAATATATATGAGAATATTATAttatagaaaatattatttatttaaaaaaatatgctaTATGAAAATGATGAGTCTTTAGGTGCTACAAATCACTCTACCCATCAATTGCAACATATACACATTACTCGACCCATGAATTTATACACATTACTCGACCCATGAATTGCTCAACCCACACATCACTCAACCAACACATAACTCCACCCACACACGAGTGTGTGCACCTCGACCCACTCTTTACTTTCCACACCACATGTGGGTCGAGGTGCACAAAACTCGACCCACTGTGGGTCGAGTGGGTCGAGGTGTGTGCACCTCGCGACCCACACTGCATGATTTCGACCCACACCCACATGTGGGTCGAGAGATGACGCTCACCAACACACACCCGATCATCGTGCTCGACCCACACTATCACACTCCATCCATCTGCTCGACCCACACGACCCACACAACGTTGTACTCACATGTTAAACCTCGACCCACATAatacaatattaatattaatagtatatatataatatagcaTGCACACCTCGACTCACAGCAACAACCTGTGAGCACACCTCGACCCACAACTGCACCTCGACGTGCCTCGACCTACTCGAGACAATAGCCAGAACTAGAACTCTCTACTCACACTCCACTATCCAGACCTAGCACATACGGTCATACTCGACTCACACTCCATCCACCTTCTCGACCCACACAATAATAAACATGTTCCTCGACTGTAAATACTCACACTAACTCCActcacaaaaattcaaaaaaaaaaatcagaactaAACTGAAACAAATATAACAAAACAGAACATTCGAGTATATACTAACTTCTctacaaatcttcaaattttcaaatgatttttgattattttgtctTGAAGAACACAGAAATAACGGGAATAAATGAAAACTCAAATCGGGGAGGgatatatcaattaaaaaaaaaatatttttaaaaaaagtaaaatctaaCTAAGTAATTAATGACCTAATAAATTAACTCACCTAACTAACAGCAGTCAACTCCCtttttcgatttaaaaaagtcaaaatcccttttatttaattaaatttaaaatgagtcgtatattttttattgtccctatatatatatatcaagaaaaTGGGGTATCTCCAATTTCACCTGCTTCGGTATTTGTCAATGCATCAAACCAAATTTTTCTAAagcatatttttatatattaatcacAGTTTACAAGTCAAATATCCATTATAATAGTACGAAGTGTGACCAAAAGTATCATTTCAGTTCATTTATCCATTTCTTCGAATTATGACTCAATCTGATTTTCTAAATCCCTACGGGTATGACGCGTGTGGAGCATAAATATTCTGTTACAACCCGTGAAATATCACGGTTTAGATCTGTGAATTGAAGTGTAAATTCTTTTGAACACTGTATAATACACGTGTCACAAATCTAACTCGTGTAGCATCAGAGATTACACGATTTGTAATAGAATAAAATTTTCCCTTTGGCTTAGCTTATAAATTGGGCAAACTTTCAATAACTCCCTACATCTCTTCTCAACTTTATTTTTACTCCCTATCCCTTCAATTCTTTGTTTTAGCTtcctaatattttaaaatttccaataATACCCTTATCCTTTTATTCTAGTAATTGATTCTTTTAAACATaaaggcccatcatgcttccgtaaaataaattaaatcttttacctctttgaccagagtgccaccgggttatatccaccgtattttacgaactgctcctcacagtccaaccactcaatcgcaaccgatggttaccgacgcagattccttcagcagtACTTAGCATaaccctaattcgtttcctaccttagggtgtatagtaaaagataaaattttgaaaataatacatgagaggggctaagagcaaagatctctttattcaaacacaaacatttattattacattgaaacctaCTGTCgaggaggagaaacttgtttagctacttatagtagccgaacttgaaaaacacataaactagtAAGAGAgatattacaatttatttgttgaaagaaatgaggaaaatgttcgatgatcctCACTTCATTCTTCctttcttatttatagaaggctctttcggatttgaaactcggacttcaaatcttgataagcctttacagcttgcatatGGACCCTTGAGTGGTTGCGTGGTCCTACTTTCTTGAAATGTcattttctagattattaatctagaaatTAACTTCTCGTCTTCTTTTATCTCTCCCAGGTACCAGTAGAGATGTGTCTGGAGGATATCAGCTGAGATctcatcttctttttctttatacatttttataattGATCTGAGAGCTGCAGCCTCACTTCTCTTATACTTGattcttctttttaaaactttctgATATACACGATACATCTTCAAGTTTTACTTCTGGTGTGTTTAACTGGTTCCATTTACCCCCTTTTATAGATACCTATTTCGGGCCCAGTTGTCTTGCTTTTATTCATTggattcttttattcttttaaaGATATAGTATCCAATGTCTTTTGTATTTTACCACTTATTATTAGTGGCTCTCGTGTCATTTTTCCACCAATTATTGGTGGTCCTTGTCCttccactcacatggtggtTCT
Proteins encoded:
- the LOC140958395 gene encoding uncharacterized protein yields the protein MLIPTTEELLSVHYMTGYFVDSNNVIIHRITELICQGIKVVCTQNPLDDPEDEVGVQTEIEDRRFLHTYSRSSRDKVRKSSRPSRSPSHMNQPSPPSMHRDHTSLEDMYELRFTSLEDKVETIQKDQADIKNQMKNMQNDISSLKDMFEKFSSMSANVDQGQTSRHRFEDIPFMRADEVDRNIRLVNDPSWTRAFEKTTGHKLRLFTVEEEPITDEELHHHFENDMMSLSFEKRVRVFANRSWPRVSVEINSCMADMRISGMCSSYDSSWFRDLGTPGCWLTETHIQECCRGLLQLQTAYSHIMSQDVSLMDVDFHQLVSSAFNEGGQSNIECLMPYVRAEIDEWPSIPWNKANIILIPFHLPGHWVLLKFLLTA
- the LOC140958300 gene encoding gibberellin 3-beta-dioxygenase 1-like — encoded protein: MPSRVLSDPFLAHPVPPHHKLLDLNSIKELPDSHAWTATRVFDEYPSSGGTCDPESVPIIDLNNENATELIGHACKTWGVFQVINHNIPKNFLYEVESAGKRLFSLPLNQKLRAARPPDGISGYGVARISSFFPKLMWSEGFTIAGSPLEHARQLWPRDYRKFCDTVENYRKEMNKLAGRLMWLMLGSLGITEDDLKWVGPKGEPKGGCAVLQLNSYPACPDPDRAMGLAAHTDSTILTILHQSNTSGLQVLREGGTGWITVPPYPGALVVHVGDLMHMLSNGLYPSVLHRAVVNRTRRRLSIAYLYGPPSSVKISPLPKLVDNRHPPLYRAITWSEYLGTKAKHFDKALTSVRLCAPRNGLIDTNDHTSVKVG